AAGGCGAATTACATAGTTATGGTAACTAGCAGATCTTTTGTTTCATAGTAGTTGTTGCAGGCTATTAATAAGTAAATAGATAATGTTGTTTATGTAATGCAGACTTTAGTTGGTGTATAAGTATGACAAGTGTGAATCAGAGCTTAAAAGCTTAGTTCATATTAACTTAACCACTGAAATTGTATTTTAgccaaaaaatgaaaatattgtgatgagatgttataaaaattaatttagaagcGAATACGATGTTATAGGTCTACAACGTAATAGTAAACATAATCTTGTCCTGGAACACTTTTCAAATGAAGATTCTTTCCAGAGAGTCCAGGGTAATCTTTGTAGGCTAGTCGATATTGTTCTCGCCATCCCATCTTTTTGACTAGTACCGCCGTGTATTCAGACACACAGCAGATCTTCATGGCTTTAAATCCAGCGGCCTTCGCCTCCTTCATGCTCCCCTCCACCAACCTCCTGGCTACTCCTCGCTGTCTCCACTCCTTAGACACTGACAGCACCCGCAGCTCTATCGACCGATCTGGGAGTTGATCCAAATTTGCGCTGTCTTTGACAAAGTGTAAAAATTCGCGCAACTGGAACACAAGCATTACTATGATTTAACTTGTTATATGAATAGCTTAAAATAGAGATAATGTCTCAGATACTGATATCACAaatctttatgaaacaaatccttaaaataatgtttatacttaatacatttgGGCTGGATATACATATGCGATGCTAGAGATAGATACCGATAGAGATAAATTTCCAAAGAGAGAAAGTTACACCCTTTACCATAGGCTGaaggaaattaaatttcaaatcgtcactacatttaaatttatttatttattttgttaaacatctTCCACAAAATTTAAACTCATAATCCAAATAACTCACATTTGCTCCACGAATGTCAAATCctgatatatataatttaaaagaatatatatatatatatatatatatatatatatatatatatatatatatatacaattttatactatCAGATCTGTACAATTTGTACATGCCAAAATTTGATACCACTAGTAATGATCACATATTTTTCCAACatagatttttgtttttgaaaacaaagattTCATCGTCAGagaatttaacaaataaataaatattaaaatgtttgaaaataataaaaattaaaattagcctACATACACACGTAACATTTACACTTTAATAACATTTAGTAAAGAATCTGaaaatatggtataaaatattagaatatttcaatttttttgtatattgagATGAAAGTAGAACTGAATAATTTCCAATAGGTATTCATGATTGGGTTTTCtggattaaaaaggaaaaaaatgtaaaatgtcttcTAAGAATTCAAGTGTGTTGTATTTGTAACTTCTTTTAGTAATCCAagaattacaatatatttttattaaagataattaTGTTCAGATTCAATTCAGTGTTCCGCAATATCAGATATTTTAGTTCTTTCACATTTTATAAGTGCAAAATGTTTTTTGAATCGTGTTTTGATATTCCTTTTTGTGTGGCTAATgcacaatttatcacagtcgttgcatttagtttcataaatttatgatttatgatCTTTTTGCAGAGGTGAGTGACTAggtttattaacaataaaatgttgtaaatacgCTGGTCTCctggaaatataaaattcaaatgttttggttctaattactaaaatatgccaaagttgttaaagtttatatgcgggttttaaaaattaaatatttactctaaaaAGGGACATTGTTTCGAGGTAAAAA
The Homalodisca vitripennis isolate AUS2020 chromosome 1, UT_GWSS_2.1, whole genome shotgun sequence DNA segment above includes these coding regions:
- the LOC124359538 gene encoding uncharacterized protein LOC124359538 isoform X2 produces the protein MEYTVSRTNSPEDYRQVEEMVHDFFKDMPVVAVFGLENSPPDTQPRIYGPEDFIVKATDSAGKIIGFAVNKTDIQTKPKPPPDRIELREFLHFVKDSANLDQLPDRSIELRVLSVSKEWRQRGVARRLVEGSMKEAKAAGFKAMKICCVSEYTAVLVKKMGWREQYRLAYKDYPGLSGKNLHLKSVPGQDYVYYYVVDL
- the LOC124359538 gene encoding uncharacterized protein LOC124359538 isoform X1; the encoded protein is MLKTMEYTVSRTNSPEDYRQVEEMVHDFFKDMPVVAVFGLENSPPDTQPRIYGPEDFIVKATDSAGKIIGFAVNKTDIQTKPKPPPDRIELREFLHFVKDSANLDQLPDRSIELRVLSVSKEWRQRGVARRLVEGSMKEAKAAGFKAMKICCVSEYTAVLVKKMGWREQYRLAYKDYPGLSGKNLHLKSVPGQDYVYYYVVDL